Proteins from a single region of Akkermansiaceae bacterium:
- the rsmI gene encoding 16S rRNA (cytidine(1402)-2'-O)-methyltransferase yields the protein METGRVILVPTPIGNLADITLRALEILKSCDRIACEDTRHSAPLLAHHGISGKPLVALHEHNEARRAPELVAAAKAGEIIAVISDAGMPGISDPGYRLVQACLENEVPIEVLPGPSAVITALIGSGFPCHAFRFGGFLSVKSGKRRSALSAALESGETGIFFESPHRIVSTLEILAEIDPEARTCVARELTKKFETYHRGTAAEVLAHFKAHPPKGEIVLLVHCKE from the coding sequence ATGGAAACCGGCCGCGTCATCCTTGTCCCCACGCCCATCGGCAATCTTGCCGACATCACGCTGCGCGCGCTGGAGATCCTGAAATCCTGCGACCGCATCGCGTGCGAGGACACCCGGCATTCCGCTCCGCTGCTCGCGCACCATGGCATTTCAGGAAAGCCGCTCGTCGCCCTGCATGAGCACAACGAGGCCCGCCGCGCTCCCGAGTTGGTCGCTGCGGCGAAGGCCGGTGAGATCATCGCGGTGATCAGTGATGCGGGCATGCCCGGCATCTCGGACCCGGGCTACCGCTTGGTGCAGGCGTGTCTGGAGAATGAAGTGCCCATCGAGGTGCTGCCCGGTCCGTCCGCGGTCATCACCGCGCTCATCGGCTCCGGGTTTCCATGCCATGCCTTCCGTTTTGGCGGGTTCCTTTCGGTGAAGTCCGGCAAGCGCCGTTCCGCCCTGTCCGCCGCGCTGGAGTCAGGGGAGACGGGCATCTTTTTCGAGTCGCCGCACCGCATCGTCTCCACGCTGGAGATCCTGGCGGAGATCGACCCGGAGGCGCGGACCTGCGTCGCGCGGGAACTGACGAAGAAATTCGAGACGTATCACCGCGGTACCGCTGCGGAAGTACTCGCTCATTTCAAGGCCCATCCGCCGAAGGGTGAGATCGTGCTGTTGGTTCACTGCAAGGAGTAA
- a CDS encoding acyl-CoA thioesterase, protein MENPRHRQTLEVAFGDTDASGWVHFPNIFRYVEIAEHTFLSSRGIIVFARDGGGWPRASVSADFKRPLQLGDRIEVLLGISRVGGASVTWEFEIIGKDGELSASGGMTTVRVGPDGKPRILSEDERGKLENH, encoded by the coding sequence ATGGAAAACCCGCGGCACCGCCAGACGCTCGAAGTCGCCTTCGGGGATACGGATGCCAGTGGGTGGGTCCATTTCCCGAACATCTTCCGCTACGTGGAGATCGCGGAACACACGTTCCTCAGTTCCCGTGGCATCATCGTCTTCGCACGCGACGGCGGCGGCTGGCCGCGGGCGAGCGTCTCCGCGGACTTCAAGCGTCCGCTGCAACTGGGTGACCGCATCGAGGTGTTGCTCGGGATTTCCCGTGTCGGTGGTGCGTCCGTGACCTGGGAGTTCGAAATCATCGGCAAGGACGGGGAGCTTTCCGCATCCGGCGGCATGACCACTGTCAGGGTGGGTCCGGATGGAAAACCGAGGATCCTTTCCGAGGATGAACGCGGGAAGCTGGAGAATCATTGA
- the fabF gene encoding beta-ketoacyl-ACP synthase II: MSERRVVITGIGCLSPLGNDLESTWDGLKNGRSGIKRIAQIDPEPFECKIAGEVRDFNADGYFKVPKDARRSDRYVQYAVAAAKMAMDDSGVDVEKIDRRRFGVMVGSGIGGLSTLEREHGTYIAKGPKRVSPFTIPMMISNIASGIISMEHGLLGPNMVIVTACATSNHNIGEAWRIIKFGDADAFLCGGAEAAVLPMGLAGFSNMKALSTRNDEPERASRPFDVDRDGFVMGEGAAVLVIEELEHAKKRGAKIYAELTGYGISADAHHLSAPTPDGSGPAYAMQMAMNHAKVNPTDVQYLNAHATSTGLGDIAETKAIKLAFGDYAKNGLAVSATKSMTGHMLGAAGGIELIACIKAIQESVIPPTINVENQDPECDLDVVPNVARETPVTVALSNGFGFGGHNAAVLVRKFE, translated from the coding sequence ATGAGCGAACGACGCGTCGTCATCACCGGAATCGGCTGTCTCAGCCCGCTTGGCAATGATCTTGAGTCCACCTGGGATGGGCTGAAAAACGGCCGCAGCGGCATCAAGCGCATCGCGCAGATCGATCCGGAGCCGTTCGAGTGCAAGATCGCGGGTGAGGTCAGGGACTTCAACGCGGACGGCTATTTCAAGGTGCCGAAGGACGCCCGTCGCTCCGACCGCTATGTGCAGTATGCAGTGGCCGCCGCGAAGATGGCCATGGATGACTCCGGCGTGGACGTGGAGAAGATCGACCGCCGCCGCTTCGGCGTGATGGTCGGCAGCGGTATCGGCGGCCTTTCCACCCTTGAGCGTGAGCACGGCACCTACATCGCCAAGGGACCGAAGCGGGTTTCCCCGTTCACCATCCCGATGATGATTTCCAACATCGCCAGCGGCATCATCTCCATGGAGCACGGCCTGCTCGGGCCGAACATGGTCATCGTCACCGCCTGCGCGACTTCCAACCACAACATTGGTGAGGCCTGGCGCATCATCAAATTCGGCGATGCGGACGCCTTCCTCTGCGGTGGCGCGGAAGCCGCCGTCCTGCCGATGGGTCTTGCCGGTTTCTCGAACATGAAGGCGCTCAGCACCCGCAACGACGAGCCGGAGCGCGCCTCCCGCCCGTTCGATGTGGACCGCGACGGCTTCGTCATGGGTGAAGGTGCCGCCGTCCTTGTCATCGAGGAACTGGAGCACGCGAAGAAGCGCGGTGCGAAGATCTACGCGGAGCTGACCGGCTACGGCATCAGCGCGGACGCCCACCACCTCAGTGCGCCGACTCCGGACGGATCCGGCCCGGCCTACGCCATGCAGATGGCCATGAACCACGCCAAGGTGAACCCGACGGACGTGCAGTATCTCAACGCCCACGCGACCTCCACCGGCCTCGGTGACATCGCGGAAACGAAGGCGATCAAGCTGGCCTTCGGCGACTACGCGAAGAACGGCCTGGCCGTGAGCGCGACGAAGTCGATGACCGGCCACATGCTCGGTGCGGCGGGCGGCATCGAGCTCATCGCCTGCATCAAGGCCATCCAGGAAAGCGTCATCCCGCCGACCATCAACGTGGAGAACCAGGACCCGGAGTGCGATCTGGACGTCGTCCCGAATGTCGCCCGCGAGACCCCGGTGACGGTGGCCCTCAGCAACGGCTTCGGCTTCGGCGGCCACAACGCCGCCGTGCTCGTCCGGAAATTCGAGTGA
- a CDS encoding biopolymer transporter ExbD codes for MKLEMTLPERPGFLHAVPVLNLFALLLLFLLLGPSFVMHSGISVEMPPSRFQMERFRDSLVVTLGPGRLHLGRDSMTLPDLLERLDEIHGQDGIAKTIVLMQTDAGTPVGVEREVTEAILAKGFRIAYVGQAVPSAAQPLDKPAE; via the coding sequence ATGAAGCTGGAGATGACGCTGCCAGAGCGCCCCGGCTTCCTGCATGCGGTGCCGGTGCTGAATCTTTTCGCGCTGCTGCTGCTGTTCCTGCTGCTCGGCCCGTCCTTCGTGATGCACTCCGGGATTTCCGTGGAGATGCCGCCGTCCCGGTTCCAGATGGAGAGGTTCCGGGATTCCCTGGTTGTCACGCTGGGGCCGGGCCGCCTCCACCTGGGGAGAGACTCCATGACGCTGCCGGACCTGCTGGAGCGGCTGGATGAGATCCACGGCCAGGACGGCATCGCGAAGACCATCGTGCTGATGCAGACGGATGCGGGGACCCCGGTGGGCGTGGAGCGGGAGGTCACGGAGGCCATCCTCGCGAAGGGCTTCCGGATCGCCTATGTCGGTCAGGCCGTCCCGAGCGCGGCGCAACCCCTCGACAAGCCGGCGGAATGA
- a CDS encoding MotA/TolQ/ExbB proton channel family protein: MILGQLMEPSGLIEQGGPLVWVLLGLGFIGGVCIVERLFFFHRARINVGDLLVGLSHHVRRRAFAEALHEAARAPGPVARVAHASLLRYYLNRAELREVAREAGQLEVPRIEKNIRAILGAALLAPLVGMLGTLLGMVEIFQRVSEHGGVTGPAELSSGAFTALITSVVGLATAIPLYLFYLYFLGRATRLVHRLERTGIEMVNMIADAREEEEFHPFQGEVSSGKKTKVKPKPVP; encoded by the coding sequence ATGATCTTGGGACAGTTGATGGAACCTTCGGGATTGATCGAGCAGGGCGGCCCACTCGTATGGGTGCTGCTGGGCCTCGGATTCATCGGCGGCGTCTGCATCGTGGAACGGTTGTTTTTCTTCCACCGGGCGAGGATCAACGTGGGTGACCTGCTGGTGGGGCTGTCCCACCATGTGCGGCGGCGTGCCTTCGCGGAGGCGCTGCATGAGGCGGCCCGCGCGCCGGGGCCGGTGGCGCGGGTGGCGCACGCCTCGTTGCTGCGCTACTACCTGAACCGTGCGGAACTGCGCGAGGTGGCGCGGGAGGCGGGCCAACTGGAGGTCCCCCGGATCGAGAAAAACATCCGCGCCATCCTGGGTGCGGCATTGCTGGCACCTTTGGTGGGCATGCTGGGCACCCTGCTGGGCATGGTGGAGATTTTCCAACGGGTGAGCGAGCACGGTGGTGTCACGGGTCCGGCGGAGCTTTCCAGCGGAGCGTTCACCGCTCTCATCACCTCGGTGGTGGGTCTGGCCACGGCCATCCCGCTCTATCTCTTTTATCTCTACTTCCTGGGCCGGGCGACCCGGCTGGTCCACCGGCTGGAGCGCACCGGCATCGAGATGGTGAACATGATCGCGGACGCGCGGGAGGAAGAGGAATTCCACCCGTTCCAGGGTGAGGTCAGTTCCGGGAAGAAAACGAAGGTGAAACCGAAGCCGGTGCCATGA
- the pyrE gene encoding orotate phosphoribosyltransferase, with translation MHASTAALKALLLEKSVRTGTFTLASGKQSDLYIDCRVTAMDPFGANLIGELGWQAVRSKIHSEHLNIAAIGGMTLGADPISLAIGMASARSHPEEALQVFTVRKEPKGHGAGKQIEGNFKSGDTVIVVDDVITTGGSTLKAIDVIEREGGKVAFAIVLVDREEGGREAIEARGIHVIPLFSRSTLLG, from the coding sequence ATGCACGCCTCCACCGCCGCCCTCAAAGCCCTCCTCCTCGAAAAATCCGTCCGCACCGGGACCTTCACGCTCGCCTCCGGAAAGCAGAGCGACCTCTACATCGACTGCCGCGTCACCGCCATGGACCCCTTCGGCGCGAACCTCATCGGCGAACTCGGCTGGCAGGCCGTCCGCTCGAAGATCCACTCGGAGCACCTCAACATCGCCGCCATCGGTGGCATGACCCTCGGCGCGGACCCCATCTCCCTCGCCATCGGCATGGCCTCCGCCAGGTCCCACCCGGAGGAGGCGCTCCAGGTCTTCACCGTGCGCAAGGAGCCGAAGGGCCACGGCGCGGGCAAACAGATCGAGGGCAACTTCAAGTCCGGAGACACCGTGATCGTCGTGGATGACGTCATCACCACCGGCGGCTCCACCCTGAAGGCCATCGACGTCATCGAGCGGGAGGGCGGAAAGGTCGCCTTCGCCATCGTCCTGGTGGACCGGGAGGAAGGCGGTCGCGAAGCCATCGAAGCCCGCGGCATCCACGTCATCCCGCTCTTCAGCCGCAGCACGCTGCTGGGCTGA
- a CDS encoding C39 family peptidase encodes MAIPLFSYLRIVLYAMGLACAPMVHAQVGENLEVDQTDTDLVSVLLAPSVWEGAQEVPGKWVTISNQGDKKTCELKSMGRFFGARPQQVLAYYQADKLVRMDVTYLETGNVFGYRKSREDAYVRDKLSEKEVREMKDKEDLEAAGRKQEFEKLFGDLEKSIPMALEAFCGAPGKKVSIGRDRMLKVRATEFVSPSLRFRFSAEEDQLILLAIIPAEVTGNKLVTQTGSDRRRDIKAGPEKLPNGDVVIRNIPMVNQGSRGYCAMGTLAMIMQYYSVNVNIDQLAAAAGYQEGSVEHASIVPIYESAAKEGKLKLQVVTPPLKARQLIKEVDRGQPVLIWRYFSRERDEVHSDFAETFATDPSAVLPDPKKDKEEEERWAGRSNGGHASIVTGYNRERGEILFTESWGENKRNRRMRVEEMEHSGYLYFLFEP; translated from the coding sequence ATGGCAATCCCCCTTTTCTCCTATCTGCGGATCGTCCTTTATGCAATGGGCCTTGCCTGTGCGCCCATGGTGCACGCACAGGTCGGTGAAAATCTTGAAGTGGATCAAACGGACACGGATCTCGTTTCCGTGTTGCTTGCCCCTTCGGTATGGGAAGGCGCCCAGGAAGTTCCCGGGAAATGGGTGACGATCAGCAACCAGGGCGACAAGAAGACCTGTGAACTGAAGTCCATGGGCAGGTTCTTCGGTGCGCGCCCCCAACAGGTGCTGGCATACTATCAGGCGGACAAGCTGGTAAGGATGGACGTGACGTATCTGGAGACGGGTAATGTTTTCGGATACCGGAAGTCCCGCGAAGACGCCTATGTCCGGGACAAACTCTCAGAGAAGGAGGTGAGGGAAATGAAGGACAAGGAGGATCTGGAGGCGGCGGGGCGGAAACAGGAGTTTGAAAAACTTTTCGGGGATCTCGAAAAATCGATCCCGATGGCGTTGGAAGCGTTCTGCGGCGCTCCTGGAAAGAAGGTCAGCATCGGCCGCGACCGCATGCTGAAGGTCCGTGCCACGGAGTTCGTCAGCCCCTCGCTGCGTTTCCGGTTTTCAGCCGAGGAAGACCAGCTGATCTTGCTCGCCATCATACCCGCTGAGGTGACGGGCAACAAGCTCGTCACCCAGACAGGATCCGACCGGCGGCGGGACATCAAGGCCGGGCCGGAAAAGCTTCCGAACGGGGATGTGGTGATCCGGAACATCCCGATGGTGAACCAGGGCAGCCGCGGCTACTGCGCGATGGGAACCTTGGCGATGATCATGCAGTATTACTCGGTCAACGTGAATATCGACCAGCTTGCCGCCGCCGCAGGCTATCAGGAAGGCAGCGTGGAACACGCGAGTATCGTCCCGATATACGAGTCTGCCGCGAAGGAGGGGAAACTGAAACTGCAGGTCGTGACGCCTCCGCTGAAGGCCCGGCAACTGATCAAGGAGGTGGACAGAGGCCAGCCGGTGCTGATCTGGCGTTACTTCAGCCGTGAACGGGATGAGGTGCACAGTGATTTCGCCGAGACTTTCGCGACGGATCCGTCCGCGGTGCTTCCCGATCCCAAAAAGGACAAGGAAGAGGAAGAGCGGTGGGCAGGCAGAAGCAACGGGGGCCATGCATCCATCGTCACCGGCTACAACCGCGAGCGGGGTGAGATCCTCTTCACCGAGAGTTGGGGCGAGAACAAGCGCAACCGGCGGATGAGGGTGGAGGAAATGGAGCACTCCGGTTATCTCTATTTCCTGTTCGAGCCTTGA
- a CDS encoding haloacid dehalogenase-like hydrolase — protein MILPPEPPPGIALFDLDGTLIPWDCQLLFRHHVVRHEPWRRAYLPVFLGLLPLYSILKTEGMKRVFLSYLRGMPPEKVAEHSKSFAASVMPAIYPGLREEIERHRRAGYLLVLTSASPEFYVSEIGRLLGFDLVLGTVVTPGELFPDLENHKGAAKVARLRVLLPASYFDGPQLRNCHGYTDSTADLPMLGLCQHATLVNPKPELLEIGTRHGWQVVRPVRPWKSKADFIRRSLKLLFGIGADPGGLRG, from the coding sequence TTGATCCTCCCTCCCGAGCCACCTCCGGGCATCGCCCTGTTCGATCTCGATGGGACGCTCATCCCTTGGGACTGCCAGCTCCTGTTCCGCCACCATGTGGTCCGGCATGAGCCATGGCGACGGGCCTACCTGCCCGTTTTCCTGGGGCTGCTCCCGCTCTATTCCATCCTGAAGACGGAGGGAATGAAGCGGGTGTTCCTCAGCTACCTGCGGGGCATGCCTCCTGAAAAGGTGGCGGAGCATTCCAAGAGTTTCGCCGCTTCGGTGATGCCCGCGATCTATCCCGGACTGCGGGAGGAGATCGAACGCCACCGCCGGGCCGGGTACCTGCTGGTGCTCACCTCGGCCAGCCCGGAGTTCTATGTCTCGGAGATCGGGCGCTTGCTCGGGTTCGACCTCGTGCTTGGTACTGTGGTGACGCCCGGTGAACTGTTCCCCGATCTGGAGAACCACAAGGGCGCGGCGAAAGTCGCGCGCCTGCGGGTGCTGCTGCCTGCCTCGTACTTCGATGGTCCGCAACTGCGGAACTGCCACGGCTACACGGACAGCACCGCGGACCTGCCGATGCTGGGACTCTGCCAGCACGCGACGTTGGTGAATCCGAAGCCGGAACTGCTGGAGATCGGCACCCGGCATGGCTGGCAGGTCGTCCGTCCCGTCCGTCCATGGAAGTCGAAGGCGGATTTCATCCGGCGATCGCTGAAGCTCCTTTTCGGCATCGGCGCGGATCCCGGCGGGTTGCGGGGCTAG
- the leuD gene encoding 3-isopropylmalate dehydratase small subunit, with product MALEPVKQVTGTGVFIPGADIDTDRIIPARFMKCVTFDGLGEFAFYDVRYDEHGNKTNHPLNDSRFEGASILVAGVNFGCGSSREHAPQSLRKYGFNGVIAESFAEIFYGNSTGLAMPCVMAAAADITALAAAIEADPKVAVTIDVEALKVRTSGGLEFSVTMPDSFREALVSGRWDPIQELLDNDAAIDAKAKELHYV from the coding sequence ATGGCCCTCGAACCCGTCAAACAAGTCACCGGCACCGGCGTTTTCATCCCCGGCGCGGACATCGACACCGACCGCATCATCCCGGCGCGTTTCATGAAGTGCGTCACCTTCGACGGACTCGGTGAATTCGCCTTCTACGACGTCCGCTATGACGAGCACGGCAACAAGACGAACCACCCGCTGAACGACTCCCGTTTCGAAGGTGCCTCCATCCTGGTGGCCGGTGTGAACTTCGGCTGCGGCTCCTCCCGTGAGCACGCCCCGCAGTCCCTGCGGAAGTATGGCTTCAACGGCGTCATCGCGGAGTCCTTCGCGGAGATTTTCTACGGCAACTCGACCGGCCTGGCCATGCCCTGCGTGATGGCCGCCGCCGCCGACATCACCGCGCTCGCCGCCGCCATCGAAGCCGACCCGAAGGTCGCTGTCACCATCGATGTAGAGGCCCTCAAGGTCCGCACCTCCGGTGGTCTGGAGTTTTCCGTGACCATGCCTGACTCGTTCCGCGAGGCACTGGTGTCCGGACGCTGGGATCCCATCCAGGAGCTGCTCGACAACGACGCCGCCATCGACGCGAAGGCGAAGGAGCTCCACTACGTCTAA
- a CDS encoding TraB/GumN family protein: MKRFPWICRAALVIAGGLLAQPLAAEDKGHQAKPLLWKIEGNGLEKPSYLFGTIHVSTPAIANLHPAAEKAFVSSEMVYTEIPMDADSQLKMMPLLLRKDGKTLSESIGKELSAALNAELKLINPQLDATPFQPLQTWAVTMSLPVLKYQIMGMKAVDQVISERAIKDGKEVRAIETAEEQLGLLGGFNEQENIIILRETLAQLKADRAKGIDGIEAMLVAYAAGDDAELEKEIERMNQSIAESEHKELGERFLKKVFADRNLSMAATIGGLLAKEGGKVHFFAAGSGHFIGKDNIRDHLARKGYRITRIQD, encoded by the coding sequence ATGAAGCGTTTCCCATGGATCTGTCGCGCCGCCCTCGTCATCGCGGGCGGATTGCTGGCCCAGCCGCTTGCGGCGGAGGACAAGGGTCATCAGGCCAAGCCGCTGCTCTGGAAGATCGAGGGCAACGGTCTGGAGAAGCCTTCGTACCTCTTCGGGACCATCCACGTCTCCACTCCCGCCATCGCGAACCTGCACCCGGCGGCGGAGAAGGCCTTCGTTTCCTCTGAGATGGTCTACACCGAGATCCCGATGGATGCGGACAGCCAGTTGAAGATGATGCCGCTGCTGCTCCGGAAGGATGGCAAGACCCTTTCCGAGTCCATTGGCAAGGAGCTTTCCGCCGCCCTGAATGCGGAACTGAAGCTGATCAACCCCCAGCTTGACGCCACCCCCTTCCAGCCGTTGCAGACCTGGGCGGTGACCATGTCTCTGCCGGTCCTGAAGTATCAGATCATGGGCATGAAGGCCGTCGATCAGGTCATCTCCGAACGTGCCATCAAGGATGGGAAGGAAGTCCGTGCCATCGAGACCGCCGAGGAACAGTTGGGCCTCCTGGGCGGATTCAACGAGCAGGAGAACATCATCATCCTCAGGGAAACGCTCGCCCAACTGAAGGCGGACCGGGCGAAGGGCATCGACGGCATCGAAGCCATGCTCGTCGCCTACGCCGCGGGGGATGACGCGGAGCTCGAAAAGGAAATCGAGCGCATGAACCAGTCCATCGCCGAGAGCGAGCACAAGGAACTCGGCGAGCGATTCCTCAAGAAGGTTTTCGCCGACCGCAACCTCAGCATGGCCGCCACCATCGGCGGGCTTCTCGCAAAAGAAGGCGGCAAGGTCCATTTCTTCGCGGCCGGTTCCGGCCATTTCATCGGCAAGGACAACATCCGCGACCACCTGGCCAGGAAAGGCTACCGCATCACCCGCATCCAAGACTGA
- the leuC gene encoding 3-isopropylmalate dehydratase large subunit, producing MGKSLFQKVWESHTVGTLADGRTQLFIGTHLIHEVTSPQAFGMLRDLGLSVKFPQRTFATVDHIVPTVDQDAPQDPLAAEMMDALRKNADDFGVTYFDLASGKQGVVHVVGPEQGITQPGTTIACGDSHTATHGAFGAIAFGIGTTQVRDVLASQTLAVEPLKVRRIEVNGKLRPGVYAKDVILHIIRLLGAKGGIGYAYEYAGDVFERMSMEERMTVCNMSIEGGARCGYINPDAKTVAYLSARPYVDMSDFDATAARWLSFASDADAHFDDIVKIKAEEIEPTVTWGISPDHGIFVSENIPDPANAESPGEKATIEEALTYMKLDAGTPIKGVKIDVAFIGSCTNGRISDFREVAKYIQGHRVAPHVKAIVVPGSQVVAIQAEQEGLPEIFRAAGFEWRGAGCSMCLAMNPDKLVGDQLCASSSNRNFKGRQGSPTGRTVLMSPVMVAAAAISGHIADARELFELEPEAAVA from the coding sequence ATGGGCAAGAGCCTCTTCCAAAAAGTCTGGGAATCCCACACCGTCGGCACGCTGGCCGATGGCCGCACGCAACTTTTCATCGGCACCCACCTCATCCATGAGGTGACTTCGCCGCAGGCATTCGGCATGCTCCGCGATCTCGGGCTGAGCGTGAAGTTCCCGCAGCGCACGTTCGCCACCGTGGACCACATCGTGCCGACCGTGGATCAGGACGCGCCGCAGGATCCGCTCGCCGCGGAGATGATGGACGCCCTGCGCAAGAACGCGGATGATTTCGGCGTGACCTATTTCGACCTCGCCTCCGGCAAGCAGGGCGTCGTCCACGTGGTGGGCCCTGAGCAGGGCATCACCCAGCCCGGCACCACCATCGCCTGCGGTGACTCCCACACCGCCACCCACGGTGCTTTCGGCGCGATCGCTTTCGGCATCGGCACCACCCAGGTGCGCGATGTGCTGGCATCCCAGACCCTCGCCGTGGAGCCGCTCAAGGTCCGCCGTATCGAGGTGAATGGAAAGCTCCGCCCGGGCGTGTATGCGAAGGACGTCATCCTGCACATCATCCGCCTGCTCGGCGCGAAGGGTGGCATCGGCTACGCCTACGAATACGCCGGTGACGTCTTCGAGCGCATGTCCATGGAAGAGCGGATGACCGTCTGCAACATGTCCATCGAAGGTGGCGCCCGCTGCGGCTACATCAATCCGGACGCGAAGACCGTCGCCTACCTCAGCGCCCGTCCCTATGTGGACATGTCCGACTTCGACGCCACCGCCGCGCGCTGGCTGTCCTTCGCTTCCGATGCCGACGCGCACTTCGACGACATCGTGAAGATCAAGGCGGAGGAGATCGAGCCGACGGTCACCTGGGGCATCTCCCCGGACCACGGCATCTTCGTTTCCGAAAACATCCCGGACCCTGCCAACGCGGAGTCACCCGGTGAGAAGGCGACCATCGAGGAAGCCCTCACCTACATGAAGCTGGACGCCGGCACCCCGATCAAGGGCGTGAAGATCGACGTCGCCTTCATCGGCTCCTGCACCAACGGCCGCATTTCCGACTTCCGCGAGGTCGCGAAATACATCCAGGGCCACCGCGTCGCCCCGCACGTGAAGGCCATCGTCGTCCCCGGCTCCCAGGTGGTCGCCATCCAGGCGGAGCAGGAAGGCCTGCCGGAAATCTTCCGCGCCGCCGGCTTCGAATGGCGCGGCGCCGGTTGCTCGATGTGTCTGGCGATGAACCCCGACAAGCTTGTGGGTGACCAGCTCTGCGCGTCCTCCTCGAACCGGAACTTCAAGGGCCGCCAGGGTTCCCCGACCGGCCGCACCGTCCTCATGTCCCCGGTCATGGTCGCCGCCGCGGCCATCAGCGGCCACATCGCGGACGCCCGCGAACTCTTCGAACTGGAGCCTGAGGCCGCCGTCGCCTGA
- a CDS encoding OmpH family outer membrane protein — translation MTIIRRFLAVISAAAMVSFASAQDGKLKIATVDMQELFKQYYKTNDAQKQINVERARIQKDNNERLARIRELEGTLGGLRKQLEDPTINESKKQQLFKDWQMQQQEGIALDRERREFLQRRNQALNEKMVQRMKGILEEIRKLVEEQAKKDDFDYVFDKSGLSTSQVPFLLYTKDATDITAGLLKDLNKDAPAESLPTPGEPAPELPDTTPAPAPAAE, via the coding sequence ATGACCATCATCCGCCGTTTTCTCGCCGTCATCTCCGCGGCCGCCATGGTATCGTTCGCATCCGCCCAGGATGGGAAGCTCAAGATCGCCACGGTCGATATGCAGGAGCTCTTCAAGCAGTATTACAAAACCAACGACGCGCAGAAACAGATCAACGTCGAGCGCGCGCGCATCCAGAAGGACAACAACGAGCGCCTCGCCCGCATCCGCGAGCTGGAAGGCACGCTGGGCGGCCTGCGCAAGCAGCTCGAGGATCCGACCATCAATGAATCCAAGAAGCAGCAGCTTTTCAAGGATTGGCAGATGCAGCAGCAGGAAGGCATCGCCCTGGACCGGGAGCGCCGCGAGTTCCTCCAGCGCCGCAACCAGGCCCTCAACGAGAAGATGGTGCAGCGCATGAAGGGTATCCTCGAGGAGATCCGCAAGCTGGTCGAAGAGCAGGCGAAGAAAGATGACTTCGACTACGTGTTCGACAAGTCCGGCCTCAGCACCTCCCAGGTTCCTTTCCTCCTCTACACCAAGGACGCCACGGACATCACCGCCGGCCTCCTCAAGGACCTGAACAAGGACGCCCCGGCCGAGTCCCTGCCGACTCCCGGCGAGCCTGCTCCGGAACTTCCGGACACCACGCCTGCTCCCGCCCCTGCGGCTGAGTAA